In Zea mays cultivar B73 chromosome 7, Zm-B73-REFERENCE-NAM-5.0, whole genome shotgun sequence, the following proteins share a genomic window:
- the LOC100272862 gene encoding DIMBOA UDP-glucosyltransferase BX8-like — protein sequence MDCVCIEAHTFLQIPSLSVDLALQQPRSIGKSRWAMAGQEHRCRRIVLFPLPFQGHISPMLQLAELLHARGLAVTVLHTGFNAPDATRHPELTFVPIHESSFPDEVTSLGTDIVTQLLALNAACEAPFREALASLLRGGQDVACAVVDGQCYSALRAAHRLGVPALVLRTDSAATFSSMLAYPRLRDAGFVPVKEERLDEPVPDLERLRARDLIRVDGSDTDALCGFIARVADAVRASASGVVINTFERMEASELAKIQRELSRPAFAVGPLHLLSQAPAEQSLHAPDRGCLAWLDDHPPRSVLYVSLGSVACVDRGAFVEMAWGLARSGVSFLWVVRPGLVGGVPEVPPLPDGFSEEVRNRGKIVSWAPQREVLAHAATAAFWTHCGWNSTLESVCEGVPMLVQPCFADQMVNARYVTHEWGVGLEVGEEIERGRVAMAVTKLMTGEDAAQMRGRAYHLKILASAATSLPIDSLIHYISSL from the exons ATGGATTGTGTGTGCATCGAGGCACACACATTCCTACAAATTCCATCTCTATCTGTTGACCTTGCATTGCAACAACCTCGCTCTATCGGCAAGTCCCGATGGGCGATGGCCGGACAAGAGCATCGCTGCCGGAGGATCGTGCTGTTCCCGTTGCCGTTCCAGGGCCACATCAGTCCTATGCTCCAGCTCGCCGAGCTGCTCCATGCGCGGGGCCTCGCCGTGACGGTCCTCCACACCGGCTTCAACGCCCCCGACGCCACGCGCCACCCGGAGCTCACCTTCGTCCCCATCCACGAGTCGTCGTTCCCCGACGAGGTCACGTCCCTCGGCACCGACATCGTCACGCAGCTCCTGGCCCTGAACGCCGCCTGCGAGGCGCCCTTCCGGGAGGCCCTCGCGTCGCTGCTCCGTGGTGGCCAGGACGTCGCGTGCGCGGTGGTCGACGGGCAGTGCTACTCGGCGCTGCGCGCGGCACACCGGCTGGGCGTCCCGGCGCTCGTGCTGCGGACAGACAGCGCCGCCACGTTCAGCAGCATGCTCGCCTACCCACGGCTGCGCGACGCCGGTTTCGTTCCCGTCAAAG AGGAGAGGCTGGACGAGCCGGTGCCGGATCTCGAGCGGCTCCGAGCGCGGGACCTGATCCGCGTCGACGGCAGCGACACGGACGCGCTGTGCGGCTTCATCGCCCGCGTCGCCGACGCCGTCCGGGCCTCGGCGTCCGGCGTCGTCATCAACACGTTCGAGAGGATGGAGGCGTCGGAGCTGGCCAAGATCCAGCGCGAGCTGTCCCGTCCGGCGTTCGCGGTGGGGCCACTGCACTTGCTGTCCCAGGCACCGGCGGAGCAGAGCCTGCACGCGCCCGACCGCGGCTGCCTGGCTTGGCTGGACGACCACCCGCCGCGCTCCGTGCTGTACGTGAGCTTGGGAAGCGTGGCCTGCGTCGACCGCGGCGCATTCGTGGAGATGGCGTGGGGGCTGGCCCGCAGCGGGGTGTCGTTCCTCTGGGTTGTCCGGCCGGGCTTGGTCGGCGGCGTGCCGGAGGTTCCGCCGCTGCCAGATGGGTTCAGCGAGGAGGTACGGAACAGAGGGAAGATCGTCTCGTGGGCGCCACAGAGAGAGGTCTTGGCGCACGCCGCCACTGCTGCGTTCTGGACGCACTGCGGATGGAACTCCACGTTGGAGAGCGTTTGCGAAGGCGTGCCCATGCTTGTGCAGCCGTGCTTCGCGGACCAGATGGTGAATGCGAGATATGTCACGCATGAGTGGGGTGTTGGGCTTGAGGTTGGGGAAGAGATTGAGAGGGGCAGGGTCGCCATGGCGGTGACCAAACTGATGACCGGGGAAGACGCAGCTCAGATGAGGGGGAGGGCTTACCATCTCAAGATACTTGCATCTGCTGCTACTAGTTTGCCCATAGATAGCCTAATCCATTACATATCGTCCCTGTGA